One window from the genome of Actinoplanes teichomyceticus ATCC 31121 encodes:
- a CDS encoding SLC13 family permease: MSVIAWTAVAVFTVAYVLIATEKINRVAVALGGASIMLALGATDAEHAFFSEEAGIDWNVIFLLLGMMLIVGVLKQTGLFEYVAIWSAKKARGRPFPVMVILIVVTAVVSAALDNVTTVLLIAPVTLLVCDRLGVPPVPFLIAEVLASNIGGAATLVGDPPNIIIASRSGLGFNDFLAVLAPFVLVVLVVLLLLSRIMFRSAFRHDPQRAARVMALRERDAIRDPRLVALSLAVLAAVLVAFVLHTVLHLEPSVVALLGGLLLLALSRLDPTEIAQEVEWPTLIFFAGLFVMVGGLVETGVIDQLAHAATSAVQGQLWPATMLMLWASAGLSAIVDNIPYVATMSPIVAELVQAEGGVDKAQVLWWALAIGADLGGNATAVGASANVVVLGIADRAGHRITFWQFTRYGLIVTVITVALAVPYLWLRFFAL; encoded by the coding sequence TTGAGCGTCATCGCCTGGACCGCGGTCGCGGTCTTCACCGTCGCCTATGTGCTGATCGCGACCGAGAAGATCAACCGGGTGGCGGTGGCGCTCGGCGGGGCGTCGATCATGCTGGCGCTCGGGGCCACCGACGCGGAGCACGCGTTCTTCTCCGAAGAGGCCGGCATCGACTGGAACGTCATCTTCCTGCTGCTGGGGATGATGTTGATCGTCGGTGTGCTGAAACAGACCGGCCTGTTCGAGTACGTGGCGATCTGGTCGGCGAAGAAGGCCCGGGGCCGGCCGTTCCCGGTCATGGTGATCCTGATCGTCGTCACCGCCGTCGTCTCCGCGGCGCTGGACAACGTGACGACGGTCCTGCTGATCGCGCCGGTGACCCTGCTGGTCTGTGACCGGCTCGGCGTACCTCCGGTGCCGTTTCTGATCGCCGAGGTGCTGGCCTCCAACATCGGCGGGGCGGCCACCCTGGTCGGTGACCCGCCGAACATCATCATCGCCAGCCGGTCCGGCCTAGGGTTCAACGACTTCCTCGCGGTGCTCGCCCCGTTCGTGCTGGTGGTGCTGGTGGTGCTGCTGCTGTTGAGCCGGATCATGTTCCGCTCGGCGTTCCGCCACGACCCGCAGCGCGCCGCCCGGGTGATGGCCCTGCGGGAACGCGACGCGATCCGTGACCCGCGCCTGGTGGCGCTGAGCCTGGCCGTGCTGGCCGCCGTGCTGGTGGCGTTCGTGCTGCACACCGTGCTGCACCTGGAGCCGTCGGTGGTGGCGCTGCTGGGCGGGCTGCTGCTGCTGGCGCTGTCCCGGCTCGACCCGACCGAGATCGCACAGGAGGTCGAGTGGCCCACACTGATCTTCTTCGCCGGACTGTTCGTGATGGTCGGCGGGCTGGTCGAGACCGGGGTGATCGACCAGCTCGCGCACGCGGCCACCTCCGCGGTGCAGGGGCAGCTGTGGCCGGCGACGATGCTGATGCTGTGGGCCTCGGCCGGCCTGTCGGCGATCGTCGACAACATCCCGTACGTGGCCACGATGAGCCCGATCGTCGCCGAGCTGGTCCAGGCCGAGGGCGGTGTCGACAAGGCGCAGGTGCTGTGGTGGGCCCTGGCGATCGGCGCGGACCTGGGCGGCAACGCGACCGCGGTGGGCGCGTCGGCGAACGTGGTGGTGCTCGGCATCGCCGACCGCGCCGGCCACCGGATCACCTTCTGGCAGTTCACCAGGTACGGCCTGATCGTCACCGTGATCACGGTGGCGCTGGCGGTGCCGTACCTGTGGTTGCGGTTCTTCGCTCTGTGA
- a CDS encoding cation:proton antiporter yields the protein MLLLTFAAVLLLAVLVSALAKRTILSTAVLFLVAGFVLGPGVTGVLDVSADSGIVGTLAELALFAVLFTDGMRVGWADLRSAWRLPGRALGWGLPLTLLVTALAAHYVVGLGWPESLLIGAILSPTDPVFASALVGNDKVPARLRHLLNVESGVNDGLALPFVIVFLAVAAGSADLHLGELAWEIALGLAIGVVVPFAAILLERSRFFSASPAYEPLNGLAIGLLVLGLAQATHANLFLAAFAAGITVATFGPRQRAAFEHFGENIAELFKLAALLVFGALISPGFLGEISWTGWLFAILAIFVARPVALWVSFLRSGLDLREQAAAMWFGPKGFASVVYGLLVLESGIVAADEIFHLVALTIVLSILLHSSTDVVVARGFDDQAEVPAWYGVLRRRVRGTGRRSADTRA from the coding sequence GTGCTGCTGCTGACCTTCGCCGCTGTTCTCCTGCTCGCCGTACTGGTGTCCGCGCTCGCCAAGCGCACCATCCTGTCCACCGCCGTGCTGTTCCTGGTCGCCGGGTTCGTGCTCGGTCCCGGGGTCACCGGTGTCCTCGACGTCAGCGCCGACTCCGGCATCGTCGGGACCCTCGCCGAACTCGCGCTGTTCGCGGTGCTGTTCACCGACGGTATGCGGGTCGGCTGGGCCGACCTGCGTTCGGCGTGGCGGCTGCCCGGCCGGGCCCTGGGCTGGGGCCTGCCCCTCACCCTGCTGGTGACCGCGCTGGCCGCCCACTACGTGGTGGGACTGGGCTGGCCGGAGTCGCTGCTGATCGGCGCGATCCTGTCCCCCACCGACCCGGTGTTCGCCTCGGCCCTGGTCGGCAACGACAAGGTGCCGGCCCGGCTGCGGCACCTGCTCAACGTCGAGTCCGGCGTCAACGACGGCCTGGCGCTGCCGTTCGTCATCGTCTTCCTGGCCGTCGCCGCCGGCTCCGCCGACCTGCACCTCGGCGAGCTGGCCTGGGAGATCGCCCTGGGCCTGGCGATCGGCGTGGTGGTCCCGTTCGCCGCGATCCTGCTCGAACGCAGCCGCTTCTTCTCCGCCTCCCCCGCCTACGAGCCGCTCAACGGCCTCGCCATCGGCCTGCTGGTTCTCGGTCTCGCGCAGGCGACCCACGCCAACCTGTTCCTCGCGGCGTTCGCCGCCGGGATCACCGTCGCCACCTTCGGACCGCGCCAGCGGGCCGCGTTCGAGCACTTCGGGGAGAACATCGCCGAACTGTTCAAGCTCGCCGCCCTGCTGGTCTTCGGCGCGCTGATCTCCCCGGGCTTCCTCGGCGAGATCTCCTGGACCGGCTGGCTGTTCGCGATCCTGGCCATCTTCGTGGCCCGCCCGGTCGCGCTGTGGGTCTCGTTCCTGCGCTCCGGCCTGGATCTGCGCGAGCAGGCGGCGGCGATGTGGTTCGGCCCGAAGGGCTTCGCGTCGGTGGTCTACGGCCTGCTGGTCCTGGAGTCCGGCATCGTCGCGGCCGACGAGATCTTCCACCTGGTCGCGCTGACCATCGTGCTGTCCATCCTGCTGCACTCCTCCACCGACGTGGTCGTCGCCCGCGGCTTCGACGACCAGGCCGAGGTGCCCGCCTGGTACGGCGTCCTGCGCCGGCGGGTCCGCGGCACCGGGCGCCGGTCCGCGGACACGCGAGCGTAG
- a CDS encoding GDSL-type esterase/lipase family protein — protein MMSRLSYTVLGSSFAAGPGIDPILDVHAQRSGRNYANRLARMLDAELTDLTVAGATTATILDQPQVTLLGAHFPPQVPGVPATADLVTVTAGGNDLRYLGSMMFAAWRRIAPHGPVTQMMAPDFPAGLAVPTSEDVDRTAAGLAEIVARVRARAPRARILLVDYLTVIGAGTAPGPDSPFEPAEIATFRAVQAALEAAYVMAADRSGAELVAVSGLSRDHALGSAEPWVFPFIRDFARLGASFHPNAAGMEAVAAEIAGLIGRATPEAHGRWAGDRRPG, from the coding sequence ATGATGTCACGGCTGTCCTACACGGTACTGGGTAGCTCGTTCGCGGCGGGCCCCGGTATCGATCCGATCCTCGACGTGCACGCCCAGCGCTCCGGCCGCAACTACGCGAACCGTCTCGCGCGGATGCTCGACGCCGAGCTGACCGACCTGACGGTCGCCGGCGCGACCACCGCGACCATCCTGGATCAGCCGCAGGTCACGCTGCTGGGCGCGCACTTCCCGCCGCAGGTGCCCGGCGTGCCCGCCACGGCGGACCTGGTCACCGTCACCGCCGGCGGCAACGACCTGCGGTATCTCGGCTCGATGATGTTCGCGGCCTGGCGGCGGATCGCGCCGCACGGCCCGGTCACGCAGATGATGGCCCCGGACTTCCCGGCCGGGCTGGCCGTGCCGACGTCCGAGGACGTGGACCGGACCGCCGCCGGGCTCGCCGAGATCGTCGCGCGGGTGCGGGCCCGCGCGCCGCGCGCCCGCATCCTGCTGGTCGACTACCTGACCGTCATCGGGGCGGGGACGGCGCCCGGCCCGGACAGCCCGTTCGAGCCGGCCGAGATCGCGACCTTCCGTGCCGTCCAGGCCGCGCTGGAGGCCGCCTACGTCATGGCGGCGGACCGGTCCGGCGCCGAGCTGGTCGCGGTGTCGGGCTTGAGCCGTGACCACGCGCTCGGCTCCGCCGAGCCGTGGGTGTTCCCGTTCATCCGGGACTTCGCCCGGCTCGGCGCGTCGTTCCACCCCAACGCGGCGGGGATGGAAGCGGTGGCCGCCGAGATCGCCGGACTGATCGGCCGGGCGACACCGGAGGCTCACGGTCGGTGGGCGGGAGATCGTCGGCCCGGGTAG
- a CDS encoding lytic polysaccharide monooxygenase auxiliary activity family 9 protein, which yields MFVVLLATLASLLPFAGAAQAHGTIVNPATRAYQCWKTWGSQHTNPAMQQQDPMCWQAFQTNPDTMWNWMSALRDGLGAQFQARTPDGQLCSNGLTRNDSLNQPGAWKTTNVSRNFTVQLYDQASHGADYFRVYVSKQGFNPATQRLGWGNLDFITQTGRYAPAQNISFNISTSGYTGHHILFVIWQASHLDQAYMWCSDVNFV from the coding sequence GTGTTCGTCGTGCTGCTCGCGACGCTGGCCAGCCTGCTGCCCTTCGCCGGTGCCGCCCAGGCCCACGGCACCATCGTGAACCCGGCGACCCGCGCCTACCAGTGCTGGAAGACCTGGGGCAGCCAGCACACGAACCCGGCCATGCAGCAGCAGGACCCGATGTGCTGGCAGGCCTTCCAGACCAACCCGGACACCATGTGGAACTGGATGAGCGCGCTGCGCGACGGCCTCGGCGCCCAGTTCCAGGCCCGCACCCCGGATGGGCAGCTGTGCAGCAACGGCCTGACCCGTAACGACAGCCTGAACCAGCCCGGTGCCTGGAAGACCACCAACGTCAGCCGGAACTTCACCGTCCAGCTGTACGACCAGGCCAGCCACGGCGCGGACTACTTCCGGGTCTACGTCAGCAAGCAGGGGTTCAACCCGGCCACTCAGCGCCTCGGCTGGGGCAACCTCGACTTCATCACCCAGACCGGCCGGTACGCGCCGGCACAGAACATCTCGTTCAACATCTCGACCTCGGGATACACCGGGCACCACATCCTGTTCGTCATCTGGCAGGCCTCGCACCTGGACCAGGCCTACATGTGGTGCAGCGACGTGAATTTCGTGTGA
- a CDS encoding Acg family FMN-binding oxidoreductase — MNYDESDLRRAASAGIQAPSMYNSQPWSFRLRDGAIEVLADPRRQLSVADSWGWAMRLACGAATFNARLALAWAGTPADVRLLPDDGDPQVIARLTPGARRPPTYTERDLYAAIDRRHSHRDPFWPDPVPSDLRIRLIDAAHGEDGWLDLLVGMTALRGFSEIAHSADRVLRRNERYQAELMAWTMTEDGGDPVLVAAGAPAAEPADLIPQRAFALRGRPPGRVYEPEPLIAVLGSPSDRRLDQVKAGQALQRVLLTATDAGLATSMISQPIEVPAARDQLRRSLRRAGYPQIALRIGYAAPGHPAARRDIADALAG; from the coding sequence GTGAACTACGACGAATCCGATCTGCGACGCGCGGCTTCGGCCGGGATCCAGGCTCCCTCGATGTACAACAGTCAACCGTGGAGCTTCCGGCTGCGTGACGGGGCCATCGAGGTGCTCGCCGACCCGCGGCGGCAGTTGAGCGTGGCCGACAGCTGGGGCTGGGCGATGCGTCTGGCCTGCGGCGCCGCGACGTTCAACGCCCGTCTCGCGCTGGCCTGGGCCGGCACGCCGGCCGACGTGCGGCTGCTGCCGGACGACGGCGATCCGCAGGTGATCGCCCGGCTGACGCCCGGCGCGCGCCGGCCACCCACCTACACCGAGCGTGACCTGTACGCGGCGATCGACCGCCGCCACAGCCACCGGGACCCGTTCTGGCCGGACCCGGTGCCGTCGGACCTGCGGATCCGGCTGATCGACGCGGCCCACGGCGAGGACGGCTGGCTGGATCTGCTGGTCGGCATGACCGCGCTGCGGGGATTCTCGGAGATCGCGCACAGCGCCGACCGGGTGCTCCGCCGCAATGAGCGTTACCAGGCCGAACTCATGGCCTGGACGATGACCGAGGACGGTGGCGACCCGGTTCTGGTGGCCGCGGGCGCGCCCGCCGCCGAACCGGCGGACCTCATCCCGCAACGCGCGTTCGCGCTACGCGGGCGCCCGCCCGGCCGGGTCTACGAGCCGGAGCCGCTGATCGCGGTCCTCGGCAGCCCCTCGGACCGCCGGCTGGACCAGGTCAAGGCGGGCCAGGCACTGCAGCGTGTGCTGCTGACCGCCACCGACGCCGGCCTGGCCACCTCGATGATCTCCCAGCCGATCGAGGTGCCGGCGGCACGCGACCAGCTGCGCCGCTCGCTGCGCCGCGCCGGATACCCGCAGATCGCGCTGCGCATCGGTTACGCGGCGCCGGGACACCCGGCGGCCCGCCGCGACATCGCCGACGCGCTCGCCGGCTGA
- the nhaA gene encoding Na+/H+ antiporter NhaA, whose product MPDTSRTVLLSRGSWAEARRIADILRKETVGGVLLLAGALLALVWANSPWSDRYHELTEFRFGPSALHLDLTAATWAADGLLAIFFFVAGLELKREFVAGDLRDPRRAAVPVAAAAGGVVVPAICYLLVNAGGAAEGWAIPTATDIAFALAVLAVVGRSLPTALRTFLLTLAVVDDLLAIMIIAVFYTAHLAVLPLLAALIPLAVFTVLVQRRVRAWWLLLPLAAATWALVHASGVHATVAGVLLGFAVPVLTPAHPAGHHPSSGLAEHFEHRFRPISAGVAVPIFALMSAGVTLGGLDGLGSALSDPVAIGVLLGLVVGKPLGILAATWLTARFTRARLDADLAWIDMVGVAVLSGIGFTVSLLIGELAFGIGSDRDDQVKIAVLAGSLTAAALACVLLRIRNHAYRRIRAQEQADHDGDDIPDVYQR is encoded by the coding sequence GTGCCCGACACCTCTCGTACCGTCCTGCTCAGCCGCGGTTCCTGGGCCGAGGCCCGCCGGATCGCCGACATCCTGCGCAAGGAGACCGTCGGTGGCGTGCTGCTGCTGGCCGGCGCCCTGCTGGCGCTGGTGTGGGCGAACTCGCCCTGGTCCGACCGGTACCACGAGCTGACCGAGTTCCGTTTCGGGCCGTCCGCGCTGCACCTGGACCTGACGGCGGCGACGTGGGCGGCCGACGGGCTGCTCGCGATCTTCTTCTTCGTCGCCGGCCTCGAACTCAAACGCGAGTTCGTCGCCGGTGACCTGCGCGACCCGCGGCGCGCCGCGGTGCCGGTGGCCGCCGCGGCCGGCGGGGTGGTCGTGCCCGCGATCTGCTACCTGCTGGTCAACGCCGGCGGGGCGGCCGAGGGCTGGGCGATCCCGACGGCGACCGACATCGCGTTCGCGCTGGCGGTGCTCGCGGTCGTCGGGCGCAGCCTGCCGACCGCGCTGCGGACCTTCCTGCTCACCCTGGCGGTGGTCGACGACCTGCTCGCCATCATGATCATCGCGGTGTTCTACACCGCGCACCTGGCGGTGCTGCCCCTGCTCGCCGCGCTGATCCCGCTGGCGGTGTTCACCGTGCTGGTGCAGCGCCGGGTACGCGCCTGGTGGCTGCTGCTGCCGCTGGCCGCCGCCACGTGGGCGCTGGTGCACGCCTCCGGGGTGCACGCCACGGTCGCGGGCGTGCTGCTGGGCTTCGCCGTGCCGGTCCTGACCCCGGCGCACCCGGCCGGTCACCACCCGAGCTCCGGGCTGGCCGAGCACTTCGAGCACCGGTTCCGGCCAATCTCGGCCGGTGTCGCGGTCCCGATCTTCGCGCTGATGTCGGCCGGCGTCACCCTCGGCGGCCTGGACGGGCTCGGCTCCGCGCTGTCCGACCCGGTCGCGATCGGGGTGCTGCTCGGCCTGGTCGTCGGCAAACCGCTCGGCATCCTCGCCGCGACGTGGCTGACCGCCCGCTTCACCCGGGCCCGGCTGGACGCCGACCTGGCGTGGATCGACATGGTCGGCGTGGCGGTGCTGTCCGGCATCGGTTTCACCGTGTCGCTGCTCATCGGGGAGCTGGCCTTCGGCATCGGCAGTGACCGCGACGATCAGGTGAAGATCGCTGTCCTGGCCGGCTCGCTGACCGCTGCCGCCCTCGCCTGCGTGCTGCTGCGGATCCGCAACCACGCCTACCGCCGGATCCGCGCGCAGGAGCAGGCCGACCACGACGGCGACGACATCCCCGACGTCTACCAGCGGTGA
- a CDS encoding CBS domain-containing protein — protein MRAADVSTTMSTVTEQTAAREAARILAAQDLPGLVVVDRLGRPVTVLAGTQVLRMALPSYCQDDPALARVIDEADADVILSGIGDRTVADLLPRHRPELPAVSADATLLEVAAVMARANVPLVAVVDDRRVMSGVITLDGLLDRILGA, from the coding sequence ATGCGTGCCGCAGACGTGTCCACCACGATGAGCACCGTCACCGAACAGACCGCGGCGCGCGAGGCGGCCCGGATCCTGGCCGCCCAGGACCTGCCCGGTCTGGTCGTCGTCGACCGCCTCGGCCGGCCGGTGACCGTGCTGGCCGGCACCCAGGTGCTGCGGATGGCGTTGCCGTCCTACTGCCAGGACGACCCGGCGCTGGCCCGGGTCATCGACGAGGCCGACGCCGACGTCATCCTGTCCGGTATCGGCGACCGCACGGTCGCCGATCTGCTGCCCCGGCACCGGCCGGAGCTGCCGGCGGTCAGCGCGGACGCCACCCTGCTGGAGGTCGCCGCGGTGATGGCCCGAGCCAACGTGCCGCTGGTCGCCGTCGTCGACGACCGGCGGGTGATGTCCGGGGTGATCACCCTGGACGGGCTGCTCGACCGGATCCTGGGCGCCTGA